From a single Erpetoichthys calabaricus chromosome 1, fErpCal1.3, whole genome shotgun sequence genomic region:
- the LOC114667784 gene encoding putative zinc finger protein 66, with amino-acid sequence MTKSNLHIHRRIHTGEKPYQCSECGKRFSRSYSLQKHTRIHTGEKPYRCSECGKLFSDRSSLLVHRRLHTGEKPFCCSECDKQFSWRSNLLSHSRIHTGDKTYFCSECGKHFNYKICLQIHIRMHTGEKPYWCSECDKQFSHRNSLQKHAKFHTGEKPYCCSECGKRFTDRSLLKVHLISHTGEKPYYCIDCNKRFSTNSGLYKHKKIHTGEKPFCCSVCGKCFLHKSQLQSHTKVHTREKLYCCSECGEQFSYNSGLQKHSRIHTGKKPKKSKLEGKGS; translated from the coding sequence ATGACTAAGAGTAATCTTCATATtcacagaagaattcacactggagagaagccgtatcaatgttctgaatgtggcaaacgtttCTCACGCAGTTACAGCCTTCAGAAACACACaaggattcacactggagagaagccatatcgttgttctgaatgtggcaagctaTTCTCAGATAGGAGTAGTCTTCTAGTACACAGAAGActacacactggagaaaaaccattttgctgttctgaatgtgacaagCAGTTCTCCTGGAGAAGCAATCTTCTTTCCCACTCAAGGATTCACACTGGAGACAAGACATATTTCTGTTCCGAGTGTGGCAAACATTTCAATTACAAGATCTGTCTTCAGATCCACATAAGaatgcacactggagagaaaccatattggtgttctgaatgtgacaaacAATTCTCACACCGTAACAGTCTTCAGaaacatgcaaaatttcacactggggaaaagccatattgttgttctgaatgtggaaaacgattCACGGATAGAAGCCTTCTTAAGGTTCACTTGATAagccacactggagagaagccatattactGTATTGACTGTAACAAACGATTCTCAACGAATAGTGGTctttataaacataaaaaaatccacactggagagaagcccttTTGTTGTTCTGTGTGTGGGAAATGTTTCTTGCATAAGAGCCAACTTCAGAGCCACACAAAAGTTCACACTAGGGAGAAGctgtattgttgttctgaatgtggggaACAGTTTTCATACAATAGCGGTCTTCAGAAACattcaagaattcacactgggaaGAAACCAAAAAAGAGTAAGTTGGAAGGAAAAGGAAGTTAG